Proteins from a single region of Acinonyx jubatus isolate Ajub_Pintada_27869175 chromosome D3, VMU_Ajub_asm_v1.0, whole genome shotgun sequence:
- the PRKAB1 gene encoding 5'-AMP-activated protein kinase subunit beta-1: protein MGNTSSERAALERQGGHKTPRRDSSGGAKDGDRPKILMDSPEDADLFHSEEIKAPEKEEFLAWQHDLEVNDKAPAQARPTVFRWTGGGKEVYLSGSFNNWSKLPLTRSHNNFVAILDLPEGEHQYKFFVDGQWTHDPSEPIVTSQLGTVNNIIQVKKTDFEVFDALMVDSQKCSDVSELSSSPPGPYHQEPYVSKPEERFKAPPILPPHLLQVILNKDTGISCDPALLPEPNHVMLNHLYALSIKDGVMVLSATHRYKKKYVTTLLYKPI from the exons ATGGGCAACACGAGCAGCGAGCGGGCCGCGCTGGAGCGGCAGGGTGGCCACAAGACGCCGCGGAGGGACAGCTCCGGGGGCGCCAAGGACGGGGACAGGCCCAAGATCCTGATGGACAGCCCCGAGGACGCCGACCTCTTCCACTCCGAGGAAATcaag GctccagagaaggaagaattcCTGGCTTGGCAGCATGATCTGGAAGTGAATGATAAAGCCCCTGCCCAGGCTCGGCCAACAGTATTTCGATGGACGGGAGGCGGAAAGGAAGTTTACTTATCCGGGTCCTTCAACAACTGGAGTAAACTTCCCCTCACGAGAAG CCACAATAACTTTGTAGCCATCCTGGACCTGCCTGAAGGAGAGCATCAGTACAAGTTCTTTGTGGATGGTCAGTGGACACATGACCCTTCTGAG CCAATAGTAACCAGCCAGCTTGGCACAGTTAACAACATCATTCAAGTGAAGAAAACTGACTTTGAAGTATTTGATGCTTTAATGGTGGATTCCCAAAAGTGCTCCGATGTGTCTG AGCTGTCCAGCTCCCCACCAGGACCCTACCATCAGGAACCCTATGTCTCAAAACCAGAAGAACGGTTTAAGGCACCACCCATTCTCCCTCCACATCTGCTCCAGGTCATCCTGAACAAGGACACGGGGATTTCT TGTGATCCAGCTTTGCTCCCCGAGCCCAACCACGTCATGTTGAACCACCTTTATGCACTCTCTATCAAG GATGGAGTGATGGTGCTCAGCGCGACCCACCGGTACAAGAAAAAGTATGTCACCACCTTGCTATACAAGCCCATATGA